From Bubalus bubalis isolate 160015118507 breed Murrah chromosome 17, NDDB_SH_1, whole genome shotgun sequence:
AagggaagttttaaattttgataaagctcaatatatcaatatttttccttttatcgtTAGTGTTTTCAGGGAACtgcttaaaaacattttgttgGACATTTTGTTTCCTCctggaagttttatagttttagctctgaccacggtggtataaaattagaaataaagaacagaataaaATTGGGTAACtcacaaatatgtgaaaattaaacaacatactcctaaataaccaataggtcaaagaagaaatcaaaagagaagtcAGAAGATTATTTGAgatgaataaaaaagaagatacacccatttttttttttttattgggttgtttgtttttttgatactgagcttcatgagctgtttgtatattttggagataaatcccttgtcatttgctttgtttgcaaatattttctcccattctgcagaCTGTCTTTTcgtcttgtttatggttttctttgctgtgcaaaagcttttaagtctaaTTAGATCCTATTTgtgtacttttgtttttattttcattactctaggatttgggtcaaaaaagatcttgctgtagaaatcagaaagagaaaaacaaatatattaatgaatatgtggaatctagaaaaatggtacagataaacctaggtgcagggcaggaacagagatgcagatgtagagaacagatgtgtggccctgggctgcagggaagaggtgggatgaactgggagactgggattgatgtATGTGCTCTGCCGTGTGTAAGacaggagctcagctctgtgctctgtggtgaccaagATGGGTGGAATGTGGGtaggatgggaggaaggaaaaaagacagtatatatatacatatagctaattcactttgttctacaacattgtaaagcaaccatgagctgtgctgtgcttagttgctgaaGATAGAACAAAAATATtgctaaagcagtgcttagagggaaatttataggtATAAATGCCTCAAAGAACCTAAATTTCCAACTTAAGACACTGGAAAAGTACAAACTAAACCTGAaaacaagcagaagaaaggaGATAAAGACTATACTGGAAATTTGTGAAATGGagaatacaaaaacaaatatagagaAAATTGATGAATCCATAAACTGCTTCTTTGAAAGATCAACAGTATCAACAAACCTATagccaagaaaatgagagaagactcaaattatgggattctccaggccagaatactggagtgggtagccatttctttctccagggaatcttcctgacccagggatcgaacctaggtctcctgcattgcaggcagattctttaccatctgacccaccagggaagccattgaaTTAGAACAGCAAAAATTACTACTGACTTtacaaaaatataagaaagcaTTATAAAGAGGTACTATATAAATCCCTTGTCATTTGCTGTATATGTCCgtagagataaatgaaataataaattcctagaaagacacaaactaccaaaactgGCTCAAGAAGTAATAGAAATCTGAATAGATTTatacaactgaagagactgagtTAATAAGTTTAAAGTTACCCACAAAGAAAAGCCTAGACCCAGATGccttactttaaagaaaaattgatcCCAACTCTTCACAAATTTTCCCAAACAGTAGAAGATTGCTCCTAACCTAGTATTACACTGGTTTTAGTATAATGATAACATTGTATTTCAGGTTATTACAGGCACTTTTTTAAACCAAACACTCTCAGTCTTACTCCTTTAAAAACAACAACGGCAACAAAACTTACTTCTTTTAGGCTAGGCTTTAGTAATAGTAAAATCCAAAGTGTTACTACCTAAGACTATTCACTATGCTTTTCTTCtgctattacacacacacacacacacacacacacctatatatcaatatggacttcctaggtggctcaatggtaaagaatccacctgccaatgcaggagctggttcgatccctggttgggaagattccctggagaaaaaaatggcaacccactctactattcttgtctaggaaaacccatggacaaaagagcctggcgggcaacagtccatggggtctcaaaagactcagacatgacttagagactaaacaacaacatctatcaatatactctttttttctttatgtaaaagTGATACATACACAGCTCATCAGAGTGGATATTCCTACTCACAACAGGAAGGAAATAATTTTCTGATATGTTAAAGAGTGAttcatatatgaaaaaaagatGACTTATATGACTGATGGGAAAGTCAACCaactttcattccttttcatggttaACAGAGGATAATAATTATATTCTGTAATGCAGAACAGAAAaattagttgaaaaaaaaatgtcctattAGACAAAAAGAAACTTTGTGAAAAGGACTATAGCCCTGTGATAAAGAGAATGATGTGTGGTTTTGAAGTCTGAATATTTTCTGTAGATAATGAGCCTCCTCCAACGTTTTCAATAATCAACTCCATTTCCAAGAATCTAAGATATTCTTGCCAACACCACACTGTATCAGACAAGGCATATATGCTTCATGAGATGTAATGATATGAAAATCACCAGCCTATACCTCAAAAATTCAAAACTTAAGAGTGCAGTGGGAGAAAATAGGGTTTTGGGTGAAAAGGCTCTTGTTTTAGTCCACTAACTAAAATACATAGCAATTCTaaggaatttcagaaaatatCTTTCTAGTCCACACTTAAATGGTACCATTTACTTGGGCACAAATATACTTTACATTCTAATTTCTCAAAAACCAATCATTTATACTTAAATCCAATGTGTTAGCACAAAAGGTAAGAAATGGCCttcacacagggaaaaaaaatgcattcaggTAAGCCATATATTGTTATGTGTATTCTTTTGTGGAATTCATCAAGAAGAAAAAGCAACCCCTTCTAAGGGTACAAAGACTCATAAAGAGCtcacaaaattagaaaattaccACCTGTGGATCCCCActtaaaaagtgataaaaatacaaattcccaaagagctttcttttttaaattacttatttttggctgtgctgggtcttcattgctgctgggGCTTTTCTAACGTTGAggcgagtgggggcttctctctggttgcggtgcacacacttctcattgcggtgacttctcttgtttcagagcacaggctctagagtgggcttcagtggttgcagtatgcgggctcagcagttgcatctcctgggctctagggcacaggctcagtagtcatggcacacgggcttcgttgctccgcggcacgtggaatcttcccgaccaggggtgCAGCCCGTGtatcctgcgttggcaggtgggttcttgaccaccgagccaccagtgtcagccactcagtcatgtctgactcgttcaaaccccatggactgtagcccaccaggctcctttgtccatgagattctccaggcaatactactggagtgggttgccattcccttctcaggaattgaaccaggtctcctgcattgcaggcagattctttaccatctgagtcaccagggaagccccccaaaagctTTAATGGCTTAATAAACTAAGAACATCAGTCTCTACAATTGACATGGTACAACATTAGCTGGCCATCTTTTTATAGCTGTTTGGATGTGTTAGTAATTACTAGAGTCATTTAAGAAGCCTGGGTTAACTACCTGTATTAGAAGTACTTTTCCCTCAGGATTTAAACTtagcataaaattttttaaaaaattctatatcCACAGGTTATTTTCACCATATAGATGAGTTCTTTAAAGAAGAAGCTTGTCCAAGAGTCTCTCTCTAGGGTACATGACTATTGCTATCTACCCAGCTGACTGCAACAGAGAGAACAGGCCCCACTTCACAGAGTACTGTGAGGTGACAGACACTGTGTTGTGGACCTTACTACCTAAGGCCTAAAGCTCAAAACAGCCTGCGAGGAAGGAAGACCTGTCCTGAAGATGTGGCCAAAGTAGATGAAATGATAAAGACACATTTAGAATAGGATTTTTCAGACAGTGCTACATAAACCTGTTTTGTCCTGGGATTCCTTGGTCTCTTTACTTGGGTTCTGTGTCCTGTTTCTCAAGTAGAGTTTGGTTTTAAGAGTTCTTatcatttaagaatttttaaatttcaagtttGTCTCTTTTCATCATTTCTGATCCATGACCAAATTATGGTCTGAAGTATTTcagatacaaaacagaaatggtaacCAAAAGGATGTGAGAAGTAAGAAGAAAATAGGAGCTGAACACATTCCTGATCAAGCTGTTTGGTAAAGATTTAATGCAATACAAAGATAAGGAACCTGGGAGGAGGAAGAGCATGTTTGGTTAGAAGTTGAAATTCCATTTGATGGTGATTTTGAAGTATTCACCAATTTGAAGTATAATAAATATGTCTGCATATTGATGGAGAGGTCAGTTTGGAATAGGGAGACAAAACCAAACCAGAGAAATAGAAGAAGACAAAGATGAATGCAAAACATgagcaaaatagaaaaacaaagccaTAGAAGAGATCAGTACAACCAAAAGATGACTTTGAAGAGAGAAGTAAAAAAGTACTGATTTGGGCCAGTAtaacccaagaaaaacaaatgaggcACAAATAAATACCAGATATAAAAATAGGGAAATAACTACAGAAGcagaagtgatttttaaaattattagacCTCCATGAATAATATCATACCAAAATATGAATACTTGAAGACAGGGGAGAAAGgtcagttatttatatttttggtgtGATGTTATTCATGGAGGTatcttgtaattttaaaattcacctCTGTTTCTGTAGCTATTTCTTCTTGTTAGAGGAAAAATATAGAGTACATCTCTGTAAACTTTAGagtggaaaaaattttttaaataaaaactgccAAAGACAGCTGAAAAGACTGATAAGTTAAACTATGCTAAAATTAATATTCTGTTCATCACAACACACCATTAAGACAGTAAAAAGGCAATTCATAAAGTTGAAGAGATATTCACAATACatgtatctgacaaaggacttatGTAGAATATATATTCAGAACTCCTACAAATTCATAAGAATGAAAGACAAACCCAACAGAACCcaacagaaaaatgacaaaagacttaaaaagaaatttcacaAAAGAGGACATCCAACATGGCCaagaaacatatgaaaaggtgctcatcTTCCTTAGTCATCaggaaactgcaaattaaaaccacagtgacataccactacacacccaccagaatggctaaaattaaaaagatggaaaatgccaatggttggtgaggatgtggagtaaCCAAAACCTGCTGATGGAAGTGTAAGTTGACACAAGCACTTTGGAAGTTGTTTTGTAGTATCTATTAAAGCCACTCATAtcctgtgacccagcaattctactcctagcaAATCTACTCCTACCagaaatgtgtatattttactaAAAAACATGTTCAGAATACTTGAAGAAGTGAAAAAATGTCTCACACTCCATGATTCcacatctacaaaataaaaaacaagagaaactaATCTATTCTAATAGAAGCCAGGAGAGAGAGATTCCTGTTGACTAGAGCAGTGACTGCAAAGCAGGAATGAGTTTTCTCAGAGTGCTGGTACTATTGTGTTTCTTGATCTGGGAGGTGATTTCACATGTGTTTTCAGTAGGGCTGGAATAGGGTGAGGCAAGCAAGATACCTAGGGAGCGGTACTGAAGGTGGCACTCTCTCTTACCTGCCGTCCCAGTCCTTAGGTTCAGTTTGTGAGTATTTATTGAGCTGTATCATTatgatatatgggcttccctggtggtactagtggtaaagaatgtgtctgccaatgcaggagacataaagaaatgcaggtttgatccctgggtcgggaagatcccctggaggaggacatggcaacccactccagtattcttgcctggagaatcccatggacagagtagcctggtgggctagagtccatggggttgcaaagagtcagatatgactgagcatttGTGCAAGATATATATTATGATGTATGTTGTTTTCTATATGTGTATTATACTTgggttttaaaatgtaaaaggagTCTGGTCTACCTGACCccacaaataaaaattaactccaagtagaataaaaatttaactgtaaaaaagaaaaaccttaaacTTTTATAACAAAACAAAGTATCATAAATGACCTCAGATAAGGAAGGATTTCTTAATATCCAAAAGCACATGTTAGAGGAAAAGTTTGACTACGTTAAAATTAAGAACATCTCTTTAGCAAAAAGGAGCTTAAAGAAAGGGAAGAGATAAGCcacaaacctaaaaaaaaatactgtaacatAAATAATGGAAACAAGTTATTATTtaggatatattttttaaatcaatgaggaaaagataaataacccaatagaaaaatgcaTAAAAGTCTTGAATAGTtactttatatacataaaaaaccACAACAGCcaatacacatgaaaagatgcttaagctcattaataatcaggaaaatgcaaatcaaaatcaaatcATTTACATCCAGCGGTTAGGCAGAAACCATGAACATGGGTAATACTCAGTGTCGTCCAGGATGGCAAGCAGCCCTCCGCTGGTGCCGGAGCACAGCCTGCtgcaaccattttggaaaacagtttgtcaCTAcctaagaaagctgagcatgtgCAAGCCCTAGGGCTCTTTGGAATAGTCCTCTGAGACGCTCCTGCATATGTGTACAAGGAGGTgtatacatgaatgtttataacaATTACAAAGAGAAAGAATGTCTATCAAGAGTAGAATATCCTACAGCAGTGAAAACGAATGCACTCTAACTTATGGTTATCCGTAACACTTGTACCCTGGTCATCAAGAACTTAATTATACTTCCAGTGAGTATGAATAAAcacttagaatatttttaaatgtttaatatgctCTTTTAAGATAAAGAAAATCCCAAATTTTCTAAGTTCATGGGTACTTTTTGTAAAAAGAAGtatattattgggttggccagagagttcatttgggttttgcaTAAGGTactatggaaaaactcaaacaaaaTCTTTGGCCAGCCCAACAGAAGGTCTATTTTTCCCTCCTAGCCATGGACAGTTTCATTTAACAAAGTATATTTCCTTCTTGAAGATAGTGCTTCTTTAGAATAAAGACTTGAGGTCAGGGGCTAGTTTTGTTTTCGTTTTTATACCCAGCACACTCCACTGGACGGTTATACTGTGATACGAGCTGTGCGGGAGCCGAAACACTCAGCTGGGTCTAACCGAAGCAGCAGAGGAGCACTGTGGCTTTGCCTTACCTCAGTGTtgcattcctcctcctcctcatcgcAGTCGAGACCCTGATGGGCGATCTCGGTCGTGCCGCTCTCCTGGAAGAGGCTGCTCTCCAGATTAGACACTCTGGTGGCTTCGGttgtgacttttactttcatgctgtGAAAGCCAGTGGAGACCATTCCCACTTGAAGGTTTACAGGCTCTCCTTCGAACAGCAGGAGGTGCGAGCTTACTCCTTCTTTAAAGCCAGGGGGCTGGTAATCATTTGGGGTCACTGCAAAATGGAGAGGGCAGAAAACCAAGAAAACTGTGAGGTTCAGGAGAACAAGTCAGGTTAGTCTTTTATGTGTAACAACAGCCATCTCTTTCAAGGCTTGCCAAAATCCTTCTGTTTATCCAAAATACTACTTCAGCACTAAAGGGGATTTGACTAGAGGTCTGCACCTACCTGCATTGTAGTAGTGGAGCGTCATAGTCAGTATAACATCGTTAGGAAGGGGTCCAAGGTTCTGCATCAGCATGTACAGTTTACGGATCAGCAGAACACTggctttcttaatatcttcactGTTTGTCCCACTTTCGAAGCTTGTGTTACTGCTGGAATCACATAAGAAAACAGCACACTTTTCAATCACATATAATATTGAAAATCtatttcaaaaagaacaaaaatttttactGTATGAGCAGATAAATATAAACTAAACACAGGACACTCCTGAGACTATTTTAGAATGTAAATCAAAGGAGTTATTGCACTTTTTGCAATGTATGTACAAAGGGGTTCTTAAGTAGCAAGTTCCCTTAAGGCATTTTAAATgtgacctgatttttttttatttgatttataaatGACCGCATAATTTAATACTGAGAACAATGGACTTGACATTTAATATTGGCTCTGTTGCTAACTAGCTGAATGACTCCGGTCAAGTCACTTAGACACACCAGGTCAGTTAGCTCCTTTGTGAGATAAGCTTACATGTTTCTACACCTCTCCAAATTAAATTGGTCGTCATCTCTGGCCTTTGTACAATCTGGGTATCTCTCAGAGGCATCTCCTTCTCACTCTTGCATGGATTATCACCATGACTGACTAttcttcctgttttccttcttGTTCACACTGCAAAACATTCTCCACACCACTCCTAATACATATTCCTAAAAGGAAAATCCACTCGTGTCACTCTCTTAAGTTTCTTATATTGTATCCATTACTTTTCAATGAAATTCGAGAACAGTGTGTGTACAATGGCCTTTCACCAGCCACACCCTCACCTCCACCTTCATCTGTAACTAGTCCCCGATTCCTTCTTACTCCCATGCATTGTGTATGCTGTTCACTCTGCTTATACTGAGCTTTCCCACTTGTCTTCCTGACACCCATGTGTCATCTCTTCAGGAAGTCTTCTCTGGTCATGCCTACACCTCACCCCTGTGTATAACTATCTGTGCCCTCTAGACTGAGTGGCTGCATTTTTCATCTCCACAGTACTAAGTTTGGTGCCCAACCccagtaagtactcaataaacatttgttgtattgagtgaatgaacaaattgGGCTAAATTACCTTCCAActctaaacattttttatttctctccaaaAATTTCCCCCCGATTAGTCTCACATTTGAGTAGTTTCCAGGAAGGACTATGACTACAATATATTTGTACAATGCCTTTCACGTAGTAAGTACGCAATACTGAAAAATAATCCTTAGTAACTGAACTACTAGAGGTAGTATGAATTCATAAAACAAACATTATTAAGTAAACACATTTGCTCCTTTTTCAGTTCTGAACAACTTAAAGTTTTGTCTGCCAGGATCTAGCCAGTTTGAAATAAGTAACCAGAGGGAAGGGTGATAGCCATGAagttcatgggatcctccagtATACATCAGTCATGAAATCGTTTCATGTAAAATCATACTCAAGACTTCCttgtactgttttttaaaaggaaaatcatcTTTACTATGTAAGAGGTGATAAGATAATTTTGTATTAACAGTCACCCGAGCAAAGGCCCAGCTTTGGTCTAGTATGCATTACCTTCTGTTCCCGAGTAGCAGAAAGATTTGGCCATTTCTGTTATACTGCTCACCTCTAGATATATGCTCCTTCATGACAAAAGAGATTAATCTGGTTGTCAGTGGCACTTAGATTTGAATTTTGGAGAGCAAAAGGCAGCTGTTTTATGTAAGAGTATATACATGAAAAGCTCTGAACACTCTGTAACGTATTACACAGATGTTAGCTAATGATGTTTAGTGCCTTAATTCTTATTCCTAGAACCTACTTCCTCTTCACATCCTAGTGCTGTCTGGAAATTTTACAAGGGAGAGGATTATAAGGGTGTGAATCTTGGAGAGAAATTGTAAAACTTGTAGTAAGTGATGAGACAGAGCTCATCGTATGGAAAATTGAGAATAAGGCCATATTTCTCTTCAGAGTCATTCCTTTCAGAGAGACTCATGCCTCTGAGGTGGAGCTCTCTGCCAGCCAGGGCTTTTCTCCATCCTCCACCCGCCCCACTTCTATTCCATCTCATTAGGAATACTCAGCTCTATCTGAATCCAAAAGCTGGGAGGGGAATGAAACATCTCCATGCGTACTGAGGACCTTCTGAAGCAACTGTCCTTGTTCTTGCTATTTAATCCACTAGTACacctaaaactgaaaattttagaCTTGATAGGAAAATGCAGTGCTTTCCAGTCTTTTCCATACAAGGATACAATATAGATAGTTATATTCGTATGACATACGGGGGTAAGCAGATGAGAATATTTGTGTCTACAGGTAAATAG
This genomic window contains:
- the HORMAD2 gene encoding HORMA domain-containing protein 2 isoform X4, whose amino-acid sequence is MATVQLSRSIRIHKTSKKTVFPSQITNEHESLIMVKKLFATSISCITYLRGLFPESSYGERHLDDLSLKILREDKKCPGSLHIIKCSNTSFESGTNSEDIKKASVLLIRKLYMLMQNLGPLPNDVILTMTLHYYNAVTPNDYQPPGFKEGVSSHLLLFEGEPVNLQVGMVSTGFHSMKVKVTTEATRVSNLESSLFQESGTTEIAHQGLDCDEEEEECNTEIQKMNFMCSQQSSERSRKKRKVSEPVKVFIPDRK
- the HORMAD2 gene encoding HORMA domain-containing protein 2 isoform X5; the protein is MSWVTAYYQVLHMAVLTLYTNPKEPEKVTEIYQFKFKYTKEGATMDFDSSNTSFESGTNSEDIKKASVLLIRKLYMLMQNLGPLPNDVILTMTLHYYNAVTPNDYQPPGFKEGVSSHLLLFEGEPVNLQVGMVSTGFHSMKVKVTTEATRVSNLESSLFQESGTTEIAHQGLDCDEEEEECNTEIQKMNFMCSQQSSERSRKKRKVSEPVKVFIPDRK